In the genome of Saccharomonospora viridis DSM 43017, one region contains:
- a CDS encoding glutathione peroxidase yields MTQTALTDIGLHTLAGEPATLGGLGAKVLLVVNVASKCGLTPQYEGLERLHRRYVDRGFTVVGFPCNQFAGQEPGSEEEIARFCSTTYGVSFPMFTKIEVNGPNRHPVYAELTRHPDADGEAGDVQWNFEKFLIDDRGRVLARFRPRTEPESAEIIEAVETALARA; encoded by the coding sequence ATGACCCAGACCGCTCTGACCGATATCGGATTGCACACGTTGGCCGGTGAGCCCGCGACCCTCGGGGGCCTGGGAGCGAAGGTCCTCCTGGTGGTCAACGTCGCGTCGAAATGTGGTCTGACACCCCAGTACGAGGGATTGGAGCGGTTGCACCGACGTTACGTCGACCGGGGGTTCACCGTCGTCGGGTTCCCGTGCAACCAGTTCGCCGGTCAGGAGCCCGGGTCGGAGGAGGAGATCGCCCGGTTCTGCTCGACCACGTACGGGGTGAGCTTCCCGATGTTCACCAAGATCGAGGTCAACGGGCCGAACCGGCATCCCGTGTACGCCGAACTGACCCGGCATCCCGACGCCGACGGCGAAGCGGGCGATGTGCAGTGGAATTTCGAGAAGTTCCTCATCGACGACCGGGGCCGTGTGCTCGCGCGGTTCCGGCCTCGCACGGAGCCGGAGTCGGCCGAGATCATCGAGGCGGTGGAGACCGCGTTGGCCCGGGCGTAG
- a CDS encoding SGNH/GDSL hydrolase family protein produces MRSRLAIGLVGTATSLALLVPSAVHAVPPRPTEWVGSWHAAMTTAAPDGPSAEGFTDTTLRQVAHLSVGGDSVRIRISNAYGTDPLTVAAATVAPRSDEAAGTPMVDPDALTEVTFGGQDSVTIPAGADWVSDPVDVSVADNSDLVVSMYLPGPTGPATTHRAGYATSFAAPGDATADPGTAFDELDTSRYFLTGVDVTTRARGSVVFFGDSITDGVVSTVDANLRYPDQVADRLLERPGPHRCGVLNSGISGNRLLTDAGASGDSALARFDRDVLSRPGVRTVVLLEGINDIGNSRGAVEPEQLIAVYRQFIDRAHSAGITVVGATLTPFEGAGYYTEEGEADRQAVNEWIRNSGEFDAVVDFDAVLRDPEHPSRILPDYDPGDHLHPNDAGFAAMAAAVDLRTIC; encoded by the coding sequence ATGCGGTCCCGCCTCGCGATCGGTCTGGTCGGCACAGCCACGTCCCTGGCGTTGCTCGTTCCTTCCGCCGTCCACGCCGTCCCTCCCAGGCCCACCGAATGGGTCGGCAGCTGGCACGCGGCCATGACCACGGCCGCGCCGGACGGGCCCTCCGCGGAGGGCTTCACGGACACCACCTTGCGCCAGGTGGCCCACCTGTCGGTCGGGGGCGACTCCGTACGGATCCGCATCAGCAATGCCTACGGAACCGATCCGCTCACGGTCGCCGCGGCCACCGTCGCCCCCAGGTCGGACGAGGCGGCGGGCACCCCCATGGTCGATCCCGACGCACTCACCGAGGTGACCTTCGGAGGGCAGGACTCGGTGACGATCCCCGCGGGTGCCGACTGGGTGTCCGACCCGGTCGACGTGTCCGTCGCGGACAACTCGGATCTGGTGGTGAGCATGTATCTTCCCGGCCCCACCGGTCCCGCCACCACCCACCGGGCGGGGTACGCCACGTCGTTCGCAGCCCCCGGTGACGCCACCGCCGACCCGGGGACGGCGTTCGACGAACTCGACACGTCCCGTTACTTCCTCACCGGGGTCGACGTGACGACCCGCGCCCGTGGCTCCGTGGTGTTCTTCGGGGATTCCATCACCGACGGCGTGGTCTCGACGGTCGATGCCAACCTGCGCTATCCCGATCAGGTCGCCGATCGACTCCTGGAGCGCCCCGGCCCACACCGGTGCGGCGTGCTCAACAGCGGTATCAGCGGTAACCGACTGCTCACCGACGCCGGTGCCTCCGGCGATTCCGCCCTCGCCCGCTTCGACCGCGACGTGTTGAGCAGGCCGGGGGTTCGGACCGTGGTGCTGCTCGAAGGGATCAACGACATCGGCAACAGCCGGGGCGCGGTGGAACCCGAACAACTCATCGCCGTCTACCGCCAGTTCATCGACCGTGCCCACTCCGCCGGGATCACGGTGGTGGGCGCGACGCTGACGCCGTTCGAAGGCGCCGGGTACTACACCGAGGAAGGCGAGGCCGACCGGCAGGCGGTCAACGAATGGATCAGGAACTCGGGTGAGTTCGACGCCGTGGTGGACTTCGACGCCGTGCTCCGTGACCCCGAACACCCGAGTCGCATCCTCCCCGACTACGACCCGGGTGATCACCTACACCCGAACGACGCCGGCTTCGCCGCGATGGCGGCCGCGGTCGATCTGCGCACCATCTGCTGA
- a CDS encoding DUF6292 family protein, whose protein sequence is MEWELGSTDPEVRGLRHYVRRVAEGLGLAGNSSYIQSEPLSLYLAVDGRLPDRPQRDVALLWDERHGWAGAVETGCGEDLIVVSYLGGDPLPPPQVLADYTAALLRGQAYGRSTPPQFPVPEVRRGLRWLARSAGLARITRNYRDVALAGKVG, encoded by the coding sequence ATGGAGTGGGAACTGGGATCGACGGATCCCGAGGTGCGAGGACTGAGGCATTACGTTCGCAGGGTCGCGGAGGGCCTGGGGCTTGCGGGGAACTCGTCGTACATCCAGTCGGAACCGCTGAGCCTGTACCTCGCTGTGGACGGGCGGCTGCCCGACCGCCCACAGCGTGACGTCGCCCTCCTGTGGGACGAGCGACACGGCTGGGCGGGCGCGGTCGAGACCGGCTGCGGCGAGGACCTGATCGTCGTGAGCTACCTCGGCGGCGACCCACTGCCTCCTCCCCAGGTCCTGGCCGACTACACGGCGGCGCTTCTGCGCGGCCAGGCGTACGGCCGGTCGACCCCGCCGCAGTTCCCCGTCCCCGAGGTGCGCCGGGGACTACGTTGGCTGGCGCGTAGCGCGGGGCTCGCGAGGATCACCCGGAACTACCGGGACGTGGCACTGGCCGGCAAGGTCGGCTGA
- a CDS encoding methionine/alanine import family NSS transporter small subunit codes for MSASAIAMLIISIAILWGGLVLSILRLRKHPEQPEDDS; via the coding sequence ATGTCAGCGAGTGCCATCGCGATGCTCATCATCTCCATCGCAATACTGTGGGGCGGCCTGGTGTTGTCGATCCTGCGCCTGCGCAAGCATCCGGAGCAGCCCGAAGACGATTCCTGA
- a CDS encoding sodium-dependent transporter, with translation MQAEHREQWGTRAGFLLAAIGSAIGLGNIWRFPYVAYENGGGAFLIPYLVALLTAGIPLLILEYSLGHKYRATPPSAFLQISRPTQFIGWWQVIISFVIAAYYAVIIAWAVMYTGFSINTAWGGDPEGFLFGEFLQVTDAPSGGLSYVGPVLIPLIAVWIITLGVLAAGVRRGIERANRIFIPLLVVLFVALVIRALTLPGSLDGLNAFFSPDWSAITDSTVWVQAYGQIFFSLSVGFGIMITYSSYLRRRSDLSGSAVVAGLANSSFELLAGIGVFATIGFMAATAGVPVDEFATGGIGLAFVAFPEIISNMPMGELFGVLFFASLAIAGLTSLISIVQVVVGSFSDRTGLRRVPSVLIVGGFTALVSIVLFPTTNGLHILDVVDRFINQYGIVVAALVSVIVISWVVRQLKPLQDHANATSAIRLGALWRVTLGAITPVVLGWMVWDSLQTELSENYGGYSNSFLFATGWGVALGALALGIVLSLLPWKQRQQAAAPEKEVQR, from the coding sequence ATGCAAGCAGAGCACCGTGAGCAGTGGGGGACCCGTGCAGGGTTCCTCCTGGCCGCCATCGGCTCCGCCATCGGCTTGGGCAACATCTGGCGCTTCCCCTATGTCGCCTACGAGAACGGCGGTGGGGCGTTCCTCATCCCCTACCTCGTCGCACTGCTGACGGCCGGTATCCCACTCCTCATCCTCGAATACTCGCTCGGACACAAATACCGGGCGACGCCGCCCTCCGCATTCCTGCAGATATCCCGCCCCACCCAGTTCATCGGTTGGTGGCAGGTCATCATCTCCTTCGTGATCGCGGCCTACTACGCCGTCATCATCGCGTGGGCGGTCATGTACACCGGGTTCTCGATCAACACCGCGTGGGGCGGCGACCCGGAGGGATTCCTCTTCGGTGAGTTCCTCCAAGTCACCGACGCCCCGAGCGGCGGACTCTCGTACGTGGGCCCCGTCCTGATACCGCTCATCGCGGTCTGGATCATCACGCTCGGAGTGCTGGCCGCCGGTGTGCGCCGCGGCATCGAACGCGCCAACAGGATCTTCATCCCCCTGCTGGTGGTGCTGTTCGTGGCCCTGGTGATCAGGGCACTCACCCTGCCGGGTTCGCTGGACGGCCTCAACGCCTTCTTCTCCCCCGACTGGTCGGCCATCACCGACAGCACGGTGTGGGTGCAGGCTTACGGACAGATCTTCTTCTCCCTGTCCGTCGGCTTCGGCATCATGATCACGTACTCGTCGTACCTGCGGCGGCGCTCCGACCTCAGCGGCTCCGCCGTGGTGGCGGGTCTGGCCAACAGCTCGTTCGAGCTGCTCGCCGGTATCGGCGTGTTCGCGACGATCGGCTTCATGGCCGCCACCGCAGGGGTCCCCGTGGACGAGTTCGCCACCGGCGGTATCGGTCTGGCGTTCGTGGCGTTCCCGGAGATCATCTCCAACATGCCCATGGGCGAGCTGTTCGGGGTGCTCTTCTTCGCCTCGCTGGCCATCGCGGGGTTGACCTCGCTGATCAGCATCGTTCAGGTCGTCGTCGGTTCGTTCTCCGACCGCACGGGCCTGCGCCGGGTCCCGTCCGTGTTGATCGTCGGCGGGTTCACGGCGCTCGTGTCCATCGTGCTGTTCCCGACGACGAACGGCCTGCACATCCTCGACGTGGTCGACCGCTTCATCAACCAGTACGGCATCGTCGTCGCCGCCCTCGTGTCGGTGATCGTCATCTCCTGGGTGGTCCGCCAGCTCAAGCCGCTGCAGGACCACGCCAACGCCACCTCCGCCATCCGACTCGGTGCGCTGTGGCGGGTGACCCTCGGCGCCATCACCCCGGTCGTGCTCGGCTGGATGGTGTGGGACAGCCTGCAGACGGAGTTGTCGGAGAACTACGGCGGTTACTCGAACTCGTTCCTGTTCGCCACGGGCTGGGGTGTGGCTCTCGGCGCGCTGGCACTGGGCATCGTGCTGTCGCTGTTGCCGTGGAAGCAACGCCAACAGGCCGCTGCCCCTGAGAAGGAGGTGCAACGCTGA
- the ggt gene encoding gamma-glutamyltransferase, producing the protein MSARVTCSVRHRTLACLVAVGVTASLTTVTQSTAAATARSPARTPVAVGSGGAVSSVDPEATAIGLEVLRRGGNATDAAVATAAALGVTEPYSAGIGGGGFFVHYDAKTGEVETIDGRETAPKAMPREAFLDPTTGEPYPLFPDMVTSGAAVGVPGTPATWDAALREWGTYSLSQALRPAIHLARRGFVVDEEFRKQTLDNAERFSAISSTAEVFLPGGDAPEVGAVFRNPDLARTYAELGHRGVDWFYTGSVADEIVETVRNPPLSGKTELPVPPGHMTAEDLAAYEVSWPEPTRHDYRGHEVVGMGPSSSGGTTVGETLNILERFDLASMGGEKALHHYIEAASLAYADRARYLGDDRFVDVPTEELLSDDFAAERACALDPTAAAPKPVAAGNADGDYDPSCFPGRAPGEDVVVDRPDTEGPSTTHLSVVDRWGNVVAYTLTIEQTGGSGITVPGRGFLLNNELTDFSHVYDPDDPNRIEGGKRPRSSMAPTIVFDDGRPWLVLGSPGGSTIITTVTQTLVNRIDLGMDLPTALAAPRAAPRNTATVSAEPDFRATFGDALSAYGHEFTTSEEIGAAAAIEILPDGTLQAVAEPERRGGGDAKVVHPHR; encoded by the coding sequence ATGTCAGCACGTGTCACGTGCTCCGTCCGGCACCGGACCCTGGCGTGTCTGGTGGCCGTGGGGGTCACGGCGAGTCTGACGACGGTCACCCAGTCCACGGCCGCGGCGACAGCACGGTCGCCCGCGAGGACCCCGGTCGCCGTCGGCAGTGGAGGAGCGGTGAGTTCCGTGGACCCCGAGGCCACGGCCATCGGTTTGGAAGTGCTCCGTCGCGGCGGGAACGCCACCGACGCCGCCGTGGCGACCGCTGCGGCTTTGGGGGTCACCGAACCCTACAGCGCCGGTATCGGGGGCGGCGGATTCTTCGTCCACTACGACGCGAAGACCGGTGAAGTGGAGACCATCGACGGCCGGGAGACCGCGCCGAAGGCCATGCCACGCGAGGCCTTCCTCGACCCGACGACCGGAGAGCCGTATCCGCTCTTCCCCGACATGGTCACCAGCGGTGCGGCCGTCGGAGTGCCCGGAACGCCCGCCACCTGGGACGCCGCCCTGCGCGAATGGGGCACGTACTCGTTGTCCCAGGCGCTCCGCCCGGCGATCCACCTGGCCCGCCGCGGATTCGTGGTGGACGAGGAGTTCCGTAAACAGACGCTCGACAACGCCGAACGTTTCTCGGCGATCTCCTCGACCGCCGAGGTGTTCCTCCCCGGTGGGGACGCCCCCGAGGTGGGAGCGGTGTTCCGCAACCCCGACCTCGCCCGGACCTACGCCGAACTCGGGCACCGTGGTGTCGACTGGTTCTACACCGGCTCGGTGGCCGACGAGATCGTTGAGACCGTGCGGAACCCGCCGTTGTCGGGGAAGACCGAACTTCCGGTCCCCCCAGGGCACATGACCGCCGAGGACCTGGCGGCGTACGAGGTGTCGTGGCCGGAACCGACGCGGCACGACTACCGTGGCCACGAGGTGGTCGGCATGGGCCCGTCGTCCAGCGGTGGCACGACCGTCGGCGAGACGCTGAACATCCTGGAACGGTTCGACCTCGCCTCGATGGGCGGCGAGAAAGCACTGCACCACTACATCGAGGCCGCGTCCCTGGCCTATGCCGACCGCGCTCGCTACCTGGGCGACGACCGCTTCGTCGACGTGCCCACCGAGGAACTGCTCTCCGACGACTTCGCCGCCGAACGCGCTTGCGCGCTCGACCCCACGGCGGCGGCACCCAAACCCGTGGCCGCCGGAAACGCCGACGGGGACTACGACCCGTCCTGTTTTCCCGGCAGGGCCCCGGGTGAGGACGTCGTCGTGGACCGGCCCGACACCGAGGGACCGTCCACCACCCACCTGTCTGTTGTAGATAGATGGGGCAACGTGGTGGCGTACACGCTGACCATCGAACAGACCGGGGGCAGCGGCATCACGGTGCCCGGACGCGGATTCCTGCTGAACAACGAACTCACCGACTTCAGCCACGTCTACGACCCCGATGATCCGAATCGGATCGAAGGCGGGAAGCGGCCCCGCTCCTCCATGGCGCCGACCATCGTGTTCGACGACGGCAGGCCGTGGCTCGTGCTGGGTTCACCGGGCGGCTCCACGATCATCACCACGGTGACCCAGACGCTGGTGAACCGGATCGACCTCGGCATGGACCTGCCGACGGCGCTCGCGGCGCCAAGAGCCGCACCACGCAACACCGCCACCGTGTCGGCCGAACCCGACTTCCGTGCCACCTTTGGCGACGCGCTGTCGGCCTACGGGCACGAGTTCACTACCTCGGAAGAGATCGGAGCAGCGGCGGCCATCGAGATACTGCCGGATGGAACACTGCAAGCCGTGGCGGAACCGGAACGCCGTGGTGGCGGCGACGCCAAGGTGGTGCACCCACACCGCTGA
- a CDS encoding DUF4429 domain-containing protein: MAELTSHFGTWTFDGQTLRITPGTHRRVHKVRKVLGELAIPLTAIAGLSYEPGRKTGRVRVRLKPGADPLSQVAGGHLGDNADPYQLTVEPEQQQAAEYLVDAVNFSPRPDGTPETFDRYVLPGPAVPVTVSIAEGSVSCDGSRVAIDWGWQAPESKRKLGHKELSLTALDGVDWRPMVGLNDGLLRFRVRGLDTALPPEADPHCVRLLWGTENELLTVLVAAAVVARLPHPNAPAVSEPDERDRPQPDASSLEEVDGVLRRLRELGDLHRDGILDDDEFAAAKQALLRRLSG; the protein is encoded by the coding sequence ATGGCTGAGCTCACCTCACACTTCGGCACGTGGACGTTCGACGGGCAGACGCTGCGTATCACGCCCGGCACGCATCGACGTGTCCACAAGGTGAGGAAGGTCCTCGGCGAGTTGGCGATCCCGCTGACCGCCATCGCCGGGCTGTCCTACGAACCCGGCCGCAAGACGGGCCGCGTCCGGGTTCGCCTCAAACCGGGTGCCGACCCGTTGTCGCAGGTCGCCGGTGGGCATCTCGGCGACAACGCCGACCCCTACCAGTTGACCGTCGAGCCGGAGCAACAGCAGGCGGCCGAATACCTGGTGGACGCCGTGAATTTCAGCCCGCGCCCCGACGGCACGCCGGAGACGTTCGACCGGTACGTACTGCCGGGACCCGCGGTCCCGGTGACCGTGTCGATCGCGGAGGGCTCGGTGTCGTGTGACGGCTCCCGCGTCGCCATCGACTGGGGCTGGCAGGCCCCCGAGTCCAAACGCAAGCTCGGACACAAGGAACTCAGCCTCACCGCGCTCGACGGGGTGGACTGGCGGCCGATGGTCGGCCTGAACGACGGGCTGCTGCGGTTCCGCGTGCGCGGCCTGGACACCGCGTTGCCACCCGAAGCCGATCCGCACTGTGTGCGGTTGTTATGGGGCACCGAGAACGAGTTGTTGACCGTGCTCGTCGCGGCGGCCGTCGTGGCCCGGCTGCCGCACCCCAACGCTCCCGCCGTGTCGGAACCCGACGAACGTGACCGCCCGCAGCCCGACGCGAGCTCCCTCGAGGAGGTGGACGGGGTGCTGCGACGGCTGCGCGAACTCGGCGACCTGCATCGTGACGGGATCCTCGACGACGACGAGTTCGCCGCGGCCAAACAGGCACTGCTGCGCCGATTGTCGGGGTGA
- a CDS encoding tyrosine-protein phosphatase — MMWLELEGAVNARDVGGIPTNDGAKIAPGRLLRSDNLQDLSPADVALLVNNMALDTVVDLRSPLEVAAEGPTPLTRLDHITHVNHSLLPEIGKDVTAEALLVRRRREEERYPDDPACAHYLGYVENRPDSIVAALRAIARASGTALVHCAAGKDRTGVVVAFALTVAGARREEIIRDYAATNERLPLILERLRSTPTYSGDIDSVPEDRHRPRAETMEAFLEQVDRRYGGVEGVLGRHGFGDDELEALYRKLRD, encoded by the coding sequence AAGGTGCCGTGAACGCCCGTGACGTCGGCGGGATCCCCACCAACGACGGAGCGAAGATCGCTCCCGGTCGACTGCTGCGGTCGGACAATCTCCAGGACCTCTCCCCCGCCGACGTGGCGCTGTTGGTGAACAACATGGCGCTCGACACGGTGGTGGACCTCCGTTCGCCCCTGGAAGTGGCCGCCGAAGGACCCACACCGTTGACCCGGTTGGACCACATCACCCACGTCAACCATTCCCTGCTGCCCGAGATCGGCAAGGACGTCACCGCCGAGGCGCTGCTCGTCCGCCGACGGCGGGAGGAGGAACGCTACCCCGACGACCCGGCATGCGCGCACTACCTCGGGTACGTGGAGAACCGACCCGACAGCATCGTCGCCGCGCTGCGGGCCATCGCCCGCGCATCCGGGACGGCGCTGGTGCACTGCGCAGCGGGTAAGGACCGCACCGGCGTCGTCGTGGCCTTCGCGCTCACCGTGGCCGGGGCGCGCCGGGAGGAGATCATCCGCGATTACGCGGCCACCAACGAGCGGTTGCCCCTCATCCTGGAACGCCTACGCAGCACGCCCACCTACTCCGGGGACATCGACAGCGTGCCCGAGGATCGCCACCGGCCCCGTGCCGAGACGATGGAGGCGTTTCTGGAACAGGTGGACCGCCGCTACGGCGGTGTGGAGGGCGTACTCGGACGTCACGGGTTCGGTGACGACGAGCTGGAGGCCCTGTACCGCAAGTTGCGGGACTGA